The Hypanus sabinus isolate sHypSab1 unplaced genomic scaffold, sHypSab1.hap1 scaffold_2946, whole genome shotgun sequence genome includes the window cataatgaatgatcAATCTGTTTAACTGCCTCTCCAACTGCTTGTCTAGTTGGCTGTTTGTCTATCTCTCTTTCTCAGtctttctatctatctctctaactTTCTAACTGTCTATTGTCGTACTGTTCCTCCAAGCAGTTGCTTTGCTCAACAGTACAGAATGCAAGACGGAACTGAGCGAGTCTGAGCTTGCGGTGTGGTTTGGAATCTGGGTCTGAACATGAGGAACTGGCCATCTGATGGTTGTCCCTTCTGCCCTTGCAGGTGGTGAAGATGATGATTGTAGTGGTGACTACCTTCGCTGTGTGCTGGCTTCCCTTTCACATCTACTTCCTGCTTTCCCTCTTCCACCCTGATATCTACCTGGAGAAATACATCCAGCAAGTGTATCTGGCCATCTTCTGGCTCGCCATGAGTTCCACAATGTACAACCCCATAATCTACTGCTGTCTCAATGAACGGTAAGTCCAAACACAAGGCAGGCTCCTCCTGCTAATGAAGAATCCTCCAGGGTTAGCAACTGCTAAGTTAGAACTTCCTGACACCCACTTCCTACCAACTTTGCACCTTGGTGTAACTTTCGCCAGGCAGATGTGTTTGTAACAGACACAGAGCACAAATGTTCACCGAGGGATTAATGTCCATAAAGTCTTGTTCATTGAATTAGTAAGACGGGTGTCAGTACCTCTCTTGTTCTTCATCCAAGTGAGGGTTTTGCAAACACACAGTGCCCCAGAGTGTGGCTACAGTCTAATCAGCTGTG containing:
- the LOC132388309 gene encoding substance-P receptor-like gives rise to the protein YHVCVIALVYFMPLIVMGFTYTVVGRTLWASEIPGDSSDRYREQLNSKRKVVKMMIVVVTTFAVCWLPFHIYFLLSLFHPDIYLEKYIQQVYLAIFWLAMSSTMYNPIIYCCLNER